A stretch of Synechococcus sp. WH 8020 DNA encodes these proteins:
- a CDS encoding TIGR02710 family CRISPR-associated CARF protein — MTRVLILTVGGSPDPILKAVDLHQPDEVIFACSAPPCPSPSLEQVHGAGTPCRHIVDGEEEMRPNLVTQLALRGFRPDLQLIELPDPDDLHDCLSRLRSFLQTLPERFSQLELCGDFTGGTKSMSTALAFALLDQRVTLSVVSGPRENLVRIDRSEGLHVIDPIPFLAHRLLKDRLPSLLDAHLYGRARSLLIDFQRDQADLLSEVQERCLKTLINRLQILVLWDRFRWREALDLAEHVQLSNTWPELWNWWLRVEASLKWNPRVNPGVAITGYEIVQDLLLNAERRGRRGWYDDAVARLYRAVELLAQTYIRLELGLAESQPDWSQRDLMLSSGDVFPNTGVSGLYRWLQSHEAHRRKGNADQGLGSIYSHQWREMKQLFRARNHSLLGHGLRPINQAEWQSLQERTSNILEALLRELKIDQGPPPCQMPRHLFLQQPEVAELLGIRPISKP; from the coding sequence ATGACCCGTGTTCTGATCCTCACTGTTGGCGGTAGCCCTGACCCGATCCTGAAAGCGGTGGATCTGCATCAGCCTGATGAAGTGATCTTCGCCTGCAGTGCCCCGCCTTGCCCCAGTCCGAGTCTGGAGCAGGTGCATGGCGCAGGCACGCCCTGCCGTCACATCGTGGATGGCGAAGAAGAAATGCGGCCCAACCTGGTCACGCAGCTGGCTCTACGAGGCTTCCGGCCTGACCTGCAGCTAATCGAGCTGCCGGATCCAGATGATCTTCACGACTGCCTCAGCCGTCTGCGCTCTTTCCTGCAGACGCTGCCCGAACGCTTCAGCCAGCTGGAACTCTGTGGTGATTTCACCGGTGGCACCAAATCGATGAGTACGGCGTTGGCTTTCGCACTGCTCGACCAACGGGTCACGCTCAGTGTCGTCAGCGGGCCCCGGGAGAATCTTGTCCGCATTGATCGCAGCGAAGGCCTGCATGTCATCGATCCCATTCCTTTTTTGGCCCACCGCCTCCTCAAAGATCGCTTGCCGTCGCTGTTAGATGCCCATCTTTATGGCCGTGCCCGAAGTCTGCTGATCGACTTCCAGCGAGATCAGGCCGATCTCCTAAGCGAGGTGCAGGAGCGGTGCCTGAAAACCCTGATCAACCGGCTACAGATACTTGTTCTATGGGATCGATTTCGCTGGCGTGAGGCCCTTGATCTCGCCGAACACGTTCAGCTATCCAATACCTGGCCCGAACTCTGGAACTGGTGGCTGCGGGTGGAGGCCTCCCTGAAGTGGAATCCTAGGGTTAATCCAGGGGTGGCGATCACCGGCTACGAGATCGTTCAAGACTTGCTGCTCAACGCCGAACGCCGTGGCCGCCGGGGCTGGTACGACGATGCTGTTGCTCGGCTGTACCGAGCTGTCGAGCTCCTCGCTCAGACCTACATCCGCCTGGAACTTGGCCTGGCTGAATCGCAGCCCGACTGGAGTCAACGGGATCTGATGCTCAGCTCGGGTGACGTGTTTCCGAATACTGGCGTCAGCGGTCTGTACCGCTGGCTGCAAAGCCATGAAGCTCATCGACGCAAAGGAAATGCCGATCAGGGCCTCGGCAGCATTTATTCCCACCAATGGCGTGAGATGAAGCAGCTCTTCAGAGCACGCAATCATTCACTCTTAGGGCATGGCCTCAGGCCAATCAATCAGGCCGAATGGCAATCCCTTCAGGAACGCACCTCCAACATTTTGGAAGCATTGCTACGAGAGCTCAAGATTGATCAGGGGCCTCCACCTTGCCAGATGCCACGTCATCTATTTCTGCAGCAACCTGAAGTTGCAGAACTTCTCGGAATCCGGCCCATATCAAAACCATGA
- a CDS encoding TIGR02710 family CRISPR-associated CARF protein translates to MTTVLIISLGTTPKPIINCIKSLRPDRVVFLCSSESQKMVDEVISEVALPDFSADRDLEVLQQSPTAKSTQSIENELDQLDRVYLRVLKIFKRIRDESRHCQIIADYTGGTKTMTAGLAMAAIDDGEVRLNVTTGKREAAKTPSGHSTPSEVNTAAIHARRLHNHELPLLLKSYDYEAARQAVRRVYALPFSDSQDKQELKRIEDRLFGLDAWDRFDHREALEIFQNLDDPDLRDAFVFPLKRIIASRRLLDKEAQEWPWMPGHGLEAVEDLLRNAERRASQQRYDDAVGRFYRAMELTEQLLLKQGVCKQVGKQGIETGSVKIDCLPAPIQKKWRIKAATKISDSQSIFKIGLTDGFELLGDLGHPTGLAWKQQRERLINALSTRNNSLFAHGFKPVDCRGWNDFSGVLNPFLQEAIRQHAATQSGKNSTFNALPQLPKDLSELP, encoded by the coding sequence ATGACCACTGTTCTGATCATCAGTTTAGGAACGACTCCTAAGCCAATCATCAACTGCATCAAGAGTCTTCGGCCTGATCGCGTTGTTTTTCTATGCAGCAGCGAAAGTCAAAAAATGGTGGATGAGGTGATCAGCGAGGTTGCTTTGCCGGATTTCAGTGCAGATCGTGACCTTGAGGTGCTGCAGCAAAGCCCAACAGCTAAATCCACCCAGAGCATTGAAAATGAACTTGATCAGTTAGATCGGGTTTATCTACGTGTTCTGAAAATATTCAAGCGCATAAGGGATGAAAGCCGGCATTGTCAAATCATTGCCGACTACACCGGTGGCACCAAAACGATGACGGCCGGACTTGCGATGGCCGCAATCGACGATGGTGAGGTAAGGCTGAACGTCACCACCGGCAAGCGCGAGGCCGCAAAAACACCGTCAGGCCACAGCACTCCATCAGAGGTCAACACCGCAGCGATCCATGCCAGACGCTTGCATAACCACGAGCTTCCTCTTCTTCTTAAAAGCTATGACTATGAAGCTGCCCGCCAGGCCGTTCGGCGTGTGTATGCGCTTCCCTTCTCTGACTCTCAAGACAAGCAGGAATTAAAACGAATAGAAGACAGGCTGTTTGGTCTGGATGCATGGGATCGATTCGATCATCGGGAAGCCTTGGAGATTTTTCAGAATCTTGATGATCCCGATCTCCGTGATGCGTTTGTGTTTCCTTTAAAGCGGATCATTGCTTCGCGACGACTTCTCGACAAGGAGGCCCAGGAATGGCCCTGGATGCCAGGCCATGGTTTGGAAGCTGTGGAAGATCTACTACGCAACGCCGAAAGGCGAGCCTCTCAACAGCGCTACGACGATGCAGTGGGCCGTTTTTACCGGGCCATGGAACTCACCGAGCAGCTCCTGCTCAAGCAGGGAGTCTGTAAGCAGGTTGGTAAGCAAGGTATTGAAACGGGAAGCGTCAAAATTGATTGCCTTCCTGCTCCTATTCAAAAAAAATGGAGAATTAAAGCTGCTACCAAAATAAGTGATTCTCAGTCGATCTTCAAGATCGGTCTTACGGATGGCTTCGAGCTCCTGGGTGATTTAGGTCATCCCACGGGATTGGCTTGGAAGCAACAACGTGAGAGGTTGATCAATGCGCTCAGCACACGGAACAACAGCTTGTTTGCTCATGGATTCAAACCCGTCGACTGCAGAGGCTGGAATGACTTTTCCGGCGTATTGAATCCATTCCTGCAGGAGGCGATCCGACAACATGCTGCAACGCAAAGTGGGAAGAATTCAACATTTAATGCCTTGCCACAACTTCCCAAAGACCTTTCCGAGCTGCCCTGA